Genomic window (Pieris rapae chromosome 4, ilPieRapa1.1, whole genome shotgun sequence):
attttcattaattacgtTTCTTCTCGTCGGTCAATAATTCCAGAATTTGTTCCGTGGTTTTGTTGTCTTTCTTTAATTTCTCCATTTGTTCTGATGGCACAGTCCCTTCAAGtaacatttctatatttatcttAAGGCGATTAAATGAAGTCAAGTTTTTATCCTTGCATGGCTTGTAGCGCATAGCTTCCAAAGATTCCACAAGTAGGTCGTCAATTAATCGCTTGTTGAAACCTGTTACACAAAACAGAATTAATAAGATGctgtattttgaattgaaaaaaaaaagttcagTTTAACAATTGCCTTAAAAGCACCAACACCTAGAATTGCAGGCTTTTCAACTGTATACATAAACAGATCTGATAACCAAAACCACATTGAACCTGATTTCACCACCACCTTTCAGCTAACAAcagtattaaagaaacatgaaGCTTCTTTTCTGCAGAATTCCTTCACCATCCAGCaccaattaataacaaattaaaaacacactCACTCAACCTAAATCATCTGGCGCTTCTTCTCCATCCTGGTTGTAAAACAATccctaaaataaaactgtggAATTGAAGCATGTATGTAAGTGCTAATGGACACTCAATTTAAGCACACAACACACAGAACACTCGCACATTTGCAACCCTTCAGGAAATCTGCTGTTATAGTATACTCTGTGTATAGTTTTAATGACCTAATGTAACTGATGTACTGTGCATAACTGTTAAAATAACATCATGTTCTAATTCAATGAATGCATTAATGGTAGAATGTAcccattaaagtattttaggtattcatactaaaaaataaacttattttgatgtaaatgaaaaaatctATGATTCCTGTTACTCGCAGACACACAGGAAGCTTTTTCCATGATAACTCAAAAGACAGTGcaacaataatgttttgtgtaacaatcaataaaaattaaaatatacccaCCTAAAATCTTTAGTTTCTCTTTGGTGGCAATCATAGTGAGTAGCAAAGCAAGAAGAAACCTCATACGAGACAGTTGAGCAGGAGACTCCCCATTTAGATCTTCTTTCTCAACTATTTCTAAGccttttttggttttaatacAAGATTTTAAATGTTCTTCTAATCCAACCTTGAGCTTAAAGAACTGCTTACAATTCTGACACCTATACGGATCTTCTTTTCCATGGATCTTACACATATGAGCCTTCATGTGTGGCAATTGTGAGAAGGATATAGGGCACATTGCACAACTAAAAGGTTTTTCGCCGGTGTGTCGACGAATATGGAGCATCAATGCATTGGAGTGTGAAAAAGGGCGTTGACAAATTCTACATGTATAAGGTCGCACACCAGTGTGTGACCTACGATGCACGGTCAGCTGTGTGGATTGCGTGAAACGCTGTCCACAATCAGGGCACTCATGGGGACGATTTTTATCATGAGTACGCATGTGTTCAGATAAATgaccttttaaatatttcttacatattttacattgaaGTCTGTGACCTGAATGACAGACTTGAACATGACGTCTCACTGAATTCATCCTCAAGAATTCCTTTCCACAATGCTGGCATACAAAATCTTTAACTTTCAAATGAGACCTATAATGAAAGGTTAATCTGTTTCTACAATCAAAAGCTGTTTCAcagataatacataaatattttccatcAACTAAATGCTGCTTTTCAtgatcaattaataaatattggtctgCAAATTTTTCCTTACAATATATGcacttaaacattttttcattacGACTATGACTAGCCAagtgtagttttaaatttgatttaagcAAATATGGCCTATCACAAATGTTACACATAAAGTGTTTCTGCCAATTTGGATGTTGCCTCTTTGTATGTGCTGCTAAATAAAGAtggtttctaaaatattttttacactgCGGACAAGAATATGATGTAACTTTATCATGAAGAAAGAGATGTCGTCTTATTGATGCTCTAGTATTGAACTCCTTATTGCAATAATCACATATAAAGAGCTGTCCGTTAGtaaaaattttagtatttttataattaatattcttagctactttgtttaatttatcagATGAAGTAGCGACTTCAATGtcctttacaattttattatcattatccACACATTCAATTTTTTTGGATGTTCTGTCTTTTTCGGCATTCAATGTAGGAATGTCATGGTTATTGTTAAATCGTGTTTTCCTTACCACGCTTCTTAATGAGCGATTGTTGTCTTCAATTTGTaattcagtttttaaaattttgtctaatattttaatgtcaattttatttttgtgtcgAATATGGCCACTTTTAGacagcaatttttttaaatttgatgtaTTTTTCACTTTCTTGTCTTTATTATCAGAATTTGATGTGGTTTCAGGTAGAACTTCAATATCTTTTCTTCTTAGTTGTCGTTTCAATGCATCTTTCCCTGTCACATTTTGAACATTAATTATTGACTTTTTTGGTCTACCAACCTTTCCCTTCCCATTAATTTTTGTAGATGCAGTTTTAGTAGTATTAACTCTACTCTTTACATTAGCCATAATGAGGATCTAGCGCAAGTTATCACCCATtagtaattacattatttgcGTTACCTGATAAAATTGTGATAAGAATGCAGTAAGAAGCAAGGACCCTCCACCAGTAAAGATATAGCTTAAATTAGTATGTACACGTCGTTGGCGAAACGATTATAAACTAGATGTGCTCACTGCGTACTTACATGCACTGTTTTAGTTACTTCGTAATCACCTCTAACAAAACCGATCTGTAACCGTGCATAGATAACGATGTTCTAATGTGTGAAGGACAAAACTTCAGCCTTTTGTCTTAAATTTATGCAACGATTACCTTATTTCATCTTCTTGCGTTAAAgcaattgtttaaaacacCTTGATATACATCGCTGAACCTTGAATTGAGTTTCGATTATGTCAATCACAAACTGATCTCGTGCGATCAAGAGCATATTCCTACTTTATAGAGGtaccttttaaattcaaaggaTGTAATTGTTCATgatcacatatttttatattagagcTACGCCGAGTAAtggtttaaaatgtaaaattttactaagATCGATAGTGTATAATAGAAAGagataaaataacaacaacttcagtctaaaataaaacactccTCAGCACCGGGCACACAACTGTACTTTAGTCCCGCAACCACAGACTaaagtatttactatttaccTATCGTCAATACTCAATACTGCCAATTaaatg
Coding sequences:
- the LOC111003043 gene encoding zinc finger protein 25 isoform X1 yields the protein MANVKSRVNTTKTASTKINGKGKVGRPKKSIINVQNVTGKDALKRQLRRKDIEVLPETTSNSDNKDKKVKNTSNLKKLLSKSGHIRHKNKIDIKILDKILKTELQIEDNNRSLRSVVRKTRFNNNHDIPTLNAEKDRTSKKIECVDNDNKIVKDIEVATSSDKLNKVAKNINYKNTKIFTNGQLFICDYCNKEFNTRASIRRHLFLHDKVTSYSCPQCKKYFRNHLYLAAHTKRQHPNWQKHFMCNICDRPYLLKSNLKLHLASHSRNEKMFKCIYCKEKFADQYLLIDHEKQHLVDGKYLCIICETAFDCRNRLTFHYRSHLKVKDFVCQHCGKEFLRMNSVRRHVQVCHSGHRLQCKICKKYLKGHLSEHMRTHDKNRPHECPDCGQRFTQSTQLTVHRRSHTGVRPYTCRICQRPFSHSNALMLHIRRHTGEKPFSCAMCPISFSQLPHMKAHMCKIHGKEDPYRCQNCKQFFKLKVGLEEHLKSCIKTKKGLEIVEKEDLNGESPAQLSRMRFLLALLLTMIATKEKLKILGFNKRLIDDLLVESLEAMRYKPCKDKNLTSFNRLKINIEMLLEGTVPSEQMEKLKKDNKTTEQILELLTDEKKRN
- the LOC111003043 gene encoding zinc finger protein OZF isoform X2, with amino-acid sequence MANVKSRVNTTKTASTKINGKGKVGRPKKSIINVQNVTGKDALKRQLRRKDIEVLPETTSNSDNKDKKVKNTSNLKKLLSKSGHIRHKNKIDIKILDKILKTELQIEDNNRSLRSVVRKTRFNNNHDIPTLNAEKDRTSKKIECVDNDNKIVKDIEVATSSDKLNKVAKNINYKNTKIFTNGQLFICDYCNKEFNTRASIRRHLFLHDKVTSYSCPQCKKYFRNHLYLAAHTKRQHPNWQKHFMCNICDRPYLLKSNLKLHLASHSRNEKMFKCIYCKEKFADQYLLIDHEKQHLVDGKYLCIICETAFDCRNRLTFHYRSHLKVKDFVCQHCGKEFLRMNSVRRHVQVCHSGHRLQCKICKKYLKGHLSEHMRTHDKNRPHECPDCGQRFTQSTQLTVHRRSHTGVRPYTCRICQRPFSHSNALMLHIRRHTGEKPFSCAMCPISFSQLPHMKAHMCKIHGKEDPYRCQNCKQFFKLKVGLEEHLKSCIKTKKGLEIVEKEDLNGESPAQLSRMRFLLALLLTMIATKEKLKILGIVLQPGWRRSAR